In the genome of Solibacillus silvestris, one region contains:
- the murD gene encoding UDP-N-acetylmuramoylalanine--D-glutamate ligase (UDP-N-acetylmuramoylalanine--D-glutamate ligase; involved in peptidoglycan biosynthesis; cytoplasmic; catalyzes the addition of glutamate to the nucleotide precursor UDP-N-acetylmuramoyl-L-alanine during cell wall formation): MMEYERLQAKKVLVLGLAKSGVAAAELLHRLGAFVTVNDAKPFDANSEAQELLSKGITVICGRHPEDLLDEGFELVVKNPGIPYTNPIVADAIAKGLPVITEIELAYLVSEAPFIGITGSNGKTTTTTLLFEMLKVGRLKPLIAGNIGTVACGVAAEAKADEVIVTELSSFQLMGTREFRPHIAILTNLYEAHLDYHGTFEEYAEAKFGVTRNQTADDYFIYNADQEVVAKYAQKSNAKLIPFTTKGHASEGISADKENIYWQGDAILKRDNIVLPGEHNLENILCAVAAALLQQCPVEAIEEVLGTFAGVRHRTQFVREWQGRKIYNDSKATNVLATKSALAAFEQPIVLLAGGLDRGHSFEELRKEMTRVKAVVAFGETALRFIEFAKSCGITNIVRAIDVEDAVGYGAKMSEEGDIILLSPACASWDQHASFEIRGDLFIDRVMKLS, translated from the coding sequence ATGATGGAATATGAAAGATTACAAGCTAAAAAAGTACTCGTTTTAGGATTAGCAAAAAGTGGTGTAGCGGCTGCTGAGCTTTTGCATCGGTTGGGTGCATTTGTAACAGTCAATGATGCAAAACCATTTGATGCAAATTCTGAAGCACAGGAACTTTTATCGAAAGGAATTACCGTAATTTGTGGACGACATCCAGAAGATTTGCTTGACGAAGGTTTTGAGCTTGTCGTAAAAAACCCCGGGATACCATACACAAATCCGATCGTTGCCGATGCGATTGCAAAAGGTCTGCCTGTTATTACAGAAATAGAACTTGCCTATTTAGTAAGTGAAGCGCCATTTATCGGTATTACCGGTTCGAATGGTAAAACAACAACGACAACTTTACTTTTCGAAATGCTTAAAGTCGGCCGTTTAAAACCATTAATCGCCGGGAATATTGGAACCGTTGCTTGTGGTGTTGCAGCAGAAGCAAAAGCAGATGAAGTCATCGTTACGGAACTATCATCGTTCCAGTTAATGGGGACACGTGAATTCAGACCCCATATTGCAATTTTGACAAATCTGTATGAAGCTCATTTAGATTACCATGGAACGTTTGAAGAATATGCGGAGGCTAAATTTGGTGTCACACGCAACCAAACAGCTGACGATTATTTTATCTATAATGCCGATCAGGAAGTTGTCGCAAAATATGCTCAAAAATCAAATGCAAAACTCATTCCATTTACGACAAAAGGTCATGCAAGTGAGGGAATCAGTGCAGATAAAGAAAACATTTATTGGCAAGGCGATGCAATCTTAAAACGTGATAATATTGTATTGCCTGGAGAGCATAATTTAGAAAATATTTTATGTGCTGTGGCAGCGGCACTACTGCAGCAATGTCCCGTTGAAGCGATTGAAGAAGTTTTAGGAACATTTGCAGGGGTGCGTCACCGTACGCAGTTTGTCCGTGAATGGCAAGGACGTAAAATTTACAATGATTCAAAAGCAACTAATGTACTGGCAACGAAAAGTGCCTTGGCTGCATTTGAACAACCGATCGTATTATTGGCCGGCGGATTGGATCGCGGGCATTCGTTTGAAGAGCTTCGTAAAGAAATGACACGTGTAAAAGCAGTTGTCGCGTTTGGCGAGACTGCACTTCGCTTTATCGAATTTGCAAAATCATGTGGCATTACGAATATTGTGCGTGCAATTGATGTTGAAGATGCAGTCGGTTACGGAGCAAAAATGTCGGAAGAAGGTGACATTATTTTACTGTCACCGGCATGTGCAAGCTGGGATCAACATGCGAGCTTTGAAATTCGAGGCGACTTATTTATTGATCGTGTCATGAAACTTTCATAA
- a CDS encoding RNA polymerase sigma-G factor (sigma factors are initiation factors that promote the attachment of RNA polymerase to specific initiation sites and are then released; this sigma factor is responsible for the expression of sporulation specific genes and is expressed after engulfment; this factor is involved in the transcription of small acid-soluble proteins involved in protecting the forespore chromatin), whose amino-acid sequence MRTKVELCGVDTSTLPVLKPDEMKDLFIRLQQGEWIVREQLVFCNLRLVLSIVGRYAYRGEQADDLFQVGCIGLLKAIDNFDLKHNVRFSTYAVPMIMGEIRRHLRDHHALRVSRSLRDIAYKAMKAKEQFIAEHLTEPTIEQLAQAIEMKKEDVLFALDAIQDPMSLQEPIYSDGGDAIFMIDQIKDKVTEEHWVGSISLQESMKKLNSRQKMIIEKRFFLGETQTEIAQSLGISQAQISRLEKSAVELMKRDFR is encoded by the coding sequence ATGCGTACAAAAGTCGAATTATGTGGTGTGGATACATCTACATTACCAGTACTGAAGCCAGATGAAATGAAAGATTTATTTATACGATTACAGCAAGGAGAATGGATTGTTCGAGAGCAGTTAGTTTTCTGCAACTTACGATTAGTGCTCAGTATTGTCGGCCGTTATGCCTATCGTGGCGAACAGGCAGATGATTTATTCCAAGTAGGATGTATTGGTTTATTAAAAGCGATTGATAATTTTGATTTAAAGCATAATGTTCGATTTTCAACATATGCTGTACCGATGATTATGGGAGAAATCCGCCGCCACCTGCGCGATCATCATGCATTGCGTGTGTCTCGTTCATTGCGTGATATTGCATATAAAGCGATGAAAGCGAAGGAGCAATTTATTGCGGAACATTTAACAGAACCCACAATCGAACAATTGGCACAGGCAATAGAGATGAAAAAAGAGGATGTATTGTTTGCGCTTGATGCAATTCAAGACCCGATGTCACTGCAGGAACCGATCTATTCCGATGGTGGCGATGCAATCTTTATGATTGACCAAATTAAAGATAAAGTAACAGAAGAGCATTGGGTCGGCTCGATTTCATTGCAAGAGAGTATGAAAAAGCTAAATAGCAGACAAAAAATGATTATAGAAAAGCGCTTTTTCCTAGGTGAAACTCAAACGGAAATTGCTCAGTCTTTAGGAATTTCACAGGCTCAGATATCAAGATTGGAAAAGAGTGCGGTAGAATTGATGAAACGGGATTTCCGTTAA
- a CDS encoding small basic protein has product MWLPLLGLILGVVLGILTDIQIPSVYENYLSIAVLAALDTMVGGIRALLQQVYDDKVFISGFFFNIILAAGLAFLGVHIGVDLYLAAIFAFGVRLFQNIAVIRRLLLTKYENRRLKKEENS; this is encoded by the coding sequence ATGTGGTTACCACTTTTAGGTCTAATATTAGGTGTGGTATTAGGAATTTTAACAGATATTCAAATTCCATCTGTTTATGAAAACTATTTATCCATTGCTGTGCTGGCGGCTCTCGATACAATGGTCGGCGGTATCCGTGCGTTATTGCAACAAGTTTACGATGACAAGGTATTTATTTCCGGATTTTTCTTTAATATAATTTTAGCAGCGGGACTGGCTTTTCTCGGTGTCCATATAGGGGTCGATCTGTATTTAGCCGCTATTTTTGCATTCGGAGTACGACTGTTTCAAAATATCGCAGTCATTCGTCGGCTATTATTGACAAAATATGAGAACAGAAGATTGAAAAAGGAGGAAAACTCTTAA
- a CDS encoding sporulation protein: MRFSSVQEKEIIEATSGKFIGYIVDAEVDEKEGAITAFIISPPKKFYHLFQGEELVKKIHFSNILTVGKDVILVKSPDE, from the coding sequence ATGCGGTTTTCATCCGTTCAGGAAAAGGAAATCATTGAGGCGACAAGCGGAAAATTTATCGGTTATATTGTAGATGCGGAAGTGGACGAAAAAGAAGGTGCCATTACTGCATTTATAATTTCCCCGCCCAAAAAGTTTTACCACTTATTTCAAGGGGAAGAATTAGTTAAGAAAATTCACTTTAGTAATATACTTACAGTCGGAAAAGATGTCATCTTAGTGAAGTCACCCGATGAATAG
- a CDS encoding cell division protein FtsZ yields MLEFETDVEQLAVIKVIGVGGGGNNAVNRMIEHGVQGVDFIAVNTDAQALNLSKAEYKLQIGGKLTRGLGAGANPEVGKKAAEESREQLEEVLRGADMVFVTAGMGGGTGTGAAPVIASIARDLGALTVGVVTRPFTFEGRKRQTQAIGGITSMKEAVDTLIVIPNDKLLQIVDKSTPMLEAFREADNVLRQGVQGISDLIATPGLINLDFADVKTIMSDKGSALMGIGIAAGENRAVEAAKKAISSPLLETSIDGAKGVIMNITGGTNLSLFEVQEAADIVQLASDEEVNMIFGSVINDNLNDEIIVTVIATGFSDDFIIQKPQPVRPSIGARQQAATSSTQQQQQQPVRSQDPVQQEAPRQTQQTNYQQDDALDIPTFLRNRRNR; encoded by the coding sequence ATGTTAGAATTTGAAACGGATGTTGAACAATTAGCCGTTATTAAAGTAATCGGCGTTGGCGGAGGCGGTAACAATGCCGTAAACCGAATGATTGAACATGGTGTACAAGGTGTAGACTTTATCGCTGTTAATACAGATGCGCAAGCTTTAAATCTATCAAAAGCTGAATATAAACTACAAATTGGCGGTAAATTAACACGTGGACTTGGTGCAGGGGCAAACCCTGAAGTAGGAAAAAAAGCTGCTGAAGAAAGTCGCGAACAATTGGAAGAAGTATTACGTGGTGCCGATATGGTATTCGTAACTGCCGGTATGGGCGGTGGTACTGGTACAGGTGCAGCACCGGTAATCGCTTCAATCGCACGTGATTTAGGTGCATTGACAGTAGGTGTCGTAACACGTCCGTTTACATTTGAAGGCCGTAAACGTCAAACTCAGGCAATCGGCGGTATTACTTCAATGAAGGAAGCGGTTGATACTTTAATCGTTATTCCAAATGATAAGTTACTGCAAATTGTAGATAAATCAACACCGATGCTTGAAGCGTTCCGTGAAGCCGACAATGTATTGCGTCAAGGTGTACAAGGTATATCTGACTTAATCGCAACACCTGGTTTAATTAACCTGGACTTTGCCGATGTAAAAACAATTATGTCTGATAAAGGTTCTGCATTAATGGGTATCGGGATTGCAGCAGGTGAAAACCGTGCAGTAGAAGCAGCTAAAAAGGCAATTTCTTCTCCATTACTGGAAACATCTATCGATGGAGCAAAAGGTGTTATTATGAACATTACAGGCGGAACGAACTTAAGTTTATTTGAAGTTCAGGAAGCGGCCGATATTGTACAGCTTGCTTCAGATGAAGAAGTAAATATGATCTTCGGTTCGGTAATTAACGATAACTTAAATGATGAAATTATCGTAACGGTAATTGCAACAGGTTTCTCGGATGACTTTATTATTCAAAAGCCACAGCCTGTACGTCCATCAATCGGTGCTCGTCAACAAGCTGCAACAAGCTCAACTCAACAGCAACAACAGCAGCCTGTACGTTCACAAGATCCAGTGCAGCAAGAAGCGCCACGTCAAACACAACAAACAAACTATCAGCAGGACGATGCATTGGATATTCCGACATTTTTACGCAACCGTCGCAATCGCTAA
- a CDS encoding cell division protein FtsW → MISAIVLSLIGILFIFSAGTYWGNVHYDGQTPFYLKQAIYFIIALIICAAIMNWEFLQQPKVWKIFYIISLGLLVAVLIPGIGIVRNGSQSWIGIGPLTIQPAEIAKVTTIIYISALLTERKSYERIVQVKHFLILILPAALIMLQPDFGAVFILVVVVLIILFIAQYPLRLYVVLITLGIGGLAGLIIAAPYRLKRIEAFINPWADPLGSGFQAVQSLFAIGPAGLFGHGLLKSRQKYLYLPEPQNDFIFAIILEEIGLVGGMGLLLIFACFLILGYRLALQCKHVFHFYAICGLTTMIAVQAALNIGVVINLLPVTGVTLPFISYGGTSLVVVWVTVALILNFSYERRKE, encoded by the coding sequence ATGATCAGTGCGATTGTATTGTCGCTTATTGGCATTCTCTTTATTTTTTCTGCAGGTACATATTGGGGGAATGTTCACTATGATGGACAAACCCCGTTTTACCTGAAGCAGGCAATCTATTTCATCATTGCACTTATCATTTGTGCAGCAATTATGAACTGGGAGTTTTTACAGCAACCGAAAGTGTGGAAAATTTTTTATATCATCTCACTTGGTTTACTTGTTGCTGTACTTATTCCGGGTATCGGGATTGTCCGAAACGGTTCGCAAAGTTGGATCGGAATCGGTCCTTTAACGATACAACCGGCTGAAATTGCGAAAGTTACGACAATTATTTATATTAGTGCATTATTAACAGAGCGGAAATCGTATGAGCGCATTGTTCAAGTGAAGCATTTTCTCATATTGATTCTTCCCGCAGCCTTAATTATGCTTCAGCCTGATTTCGGTGCTGTCTTTATTTTAGTTGTAGTTGTTTTAATTATATTATTTATTGCACAATATCCGTTGCGTTTATATGTAGTCCTTATCACGTTAGGAATTGGCGGTCTTGCAGGGTTAATTATTGCGGCTCCATATCGTCTTAAACGAATCGAAGCATTTATCAATCCTTGGGCAGACCCGCTAGGAAGTGGCTTCCAGGCAGTACAATCTTTATTTGCGATAGGTCCGGCTGGCTTGTTTGGACATGGATTATTAAAAAGTAGACAAAAGTATTTATACTTACCGGAACCGCAGAACGATTTTATCTTTGCAATTATTTTAGAAGAAATCGGACTTGTCGGTGGAATGGGACTGCTGCTTATTTTTGCGTGCTTTTTAATTCTTGGCTATCGTTTGGCATTACAATGTAAGCATGTATTTCATTTTTATGCGATATGTGGACTTACAACGATGATTGCAGTACAGGCAGCACTGAATATAGGGGTGGTTATTAATTTATTGCCAGTAACCGGTGTAACACTGCCATTTATAAGCTATGGCGGAACATCGCTGGTAGTTGTCTGGGTAACAGTAGCCCTTATTTTAAATTTCTCTTATGAAAGAAGGAAGGAGTAG
- a CDS encoding sigma-E processing peptidase SpoIIGA: MYAEWILLMNFLMNLVLLKFTATITYTIIPIWRLLLGAFCSALIAVLFIGNIFMLLVSFIVLLGIAFSFKWKIFREQGKWIVVATLLAGGLITAIQPFLLASPFFVYIFICFGIVCISLTVMKQGWFQKLQNVAQSRYVTTSKVELFEHQMELVTYIDTGNEATEPLSQAPVHFISFKSVQSMLPDEFSECLLKWNEQEPYSLTMFSKEIQKRIRIVPITTVQKGTLLVPAFRATIVIQNKTYPNHYVVFTKNDARFPQNAQMIAHVFVLTNS, from the coding sequence ATGTATGCAGAGTGGATTCTTTTAATGAACTTTTTAATGAATCTCGTACTACTAAAATTTACCGCAACTATAACATATACCATCATTCCAATTTGGAGATTACTATTAGGTGCCTTTTGTAGTGCACTGATCGCTGTGTTATTTATAGGAAACATATTCATGTTGCTTGTAAGTTTCATCGTACTACTAGGGATTGCCTTTTCATTTAAATGGAAAATTTTTCGCGAACAAGGGAAGTGGATTGTAGTCGCTACTTTGCTCGCAGGTGGATTAATAACAGCAATACAACCATTTTTGCTTGCATCTCCGTTTTTCGTTTATATTTTTATATGTTTCGGCATAGTATGTATTAGTTTGACAGTGATGAAACAAGGCTGGTTTCAAAAACTGCAGAATGTTGCACAAAGTCGTTATGTAACGACAAGCAAAGTAGAACTATTTGAACATCAAATGGAACTCGTAACATATATCGATACCGGAAATGAAGCTACCGAACCTTTGAGTCAAGCACCGGTCCATTTTATATCGTTTAAATCAGTTCAATCGATGTTACCAGATGAATTTAGTGAATGTCTGCTCAAATGGAATGAGCAGGAGCCTTACTCATTGACAATGTTTTCAAAGGAAATACAGAAAAGAATACGTATTGTTCCTATTACAACGGTCCAAAAAGGCACATTACTCGTACCGGCCTTTCGTGCCACAATTGTCATTCAGAACAAGACGTATCCAAATCACTATGTTGTATTTACGAAAAATGATGCGCGATTTCCGCAAAATGCACAAATGATTGCACATGTGTTTGTCCTAACGAATTCATAA
- a CDS encoding sporulation sigma factor SigE (sigma-29; sigma factors are initiation factors that promote the attachment of RNA polymerase to specific initiation sites and are then released; this sigma factor is responsible for the expression of sporulation specific genes and is expressed in the mother cell at the onset of sporulation), whose product MLLKKIQSIIVNILSYFRRKKGTYYIGGHDSLPIPLTREEEVVVVEAFMNGDLHARDMLIERNLRLVVYIARRFDNTSTPIEDLISIGSIGLIKAIETFNLDKNIKLATYASRCIENEILMHLRKTSRMKGEVSFDEPLNADADGNELLLSDILGTEEHIITLDVERKIERQHMFNAINQLTPREKYIMECRFGLNGKEEMTQKEVADHLGISQSYISRLEKKIIMDLREFLNEPIA is encoded by the coding sequence ATATTGCTTAAAAAAATTCAATCGATAATTGTAAACATACTAAGCTACTTTAGAAGAAAAAAAGGGACATACTATATAGGGGGACATGATTCATTGCCTATTCCATTAACTAGAGAAGAAGAAGTTGTCGTAGTCGAAGCATTTATGAATGGTGACTTGCATGCCAGAGATATGTTAATTGAAAGAAATTTACGTTTAGTCGTTTATATTGCAAGACGTTTTGATAATACAAGCACGCCGATTGAGGATTTAATCAGCATCGGTTCAATTGGCCTTATTAAAGCGATTGAAACATTCAATTTGGATAAAAACATTAAATTAGCGACATATGCATCACGCTGTATTGAAAATGAAATACTGATGCATTTACGAAAGACGAGCCGCATGAAAGGCGAGGTTTCCTTTGATGAACCGTTAAATGCGGATGCAGATGGCAATGAACTATTGCTTTCAGACATATTAGGGACAGAAGAACATATAATAACACTTGATGTGGAACGTAAAATTGAACGTCAGCATATGTTTAATGCCATTAATCAGCTGACACCTCGTGAAAAATATATTATGGAATGTCGTTTTGGTCTAAACGGAAAAGAAGAAATGACTCAAAAGGAAGTAGCGGACCATTTAGGTATTTCACAATCTTATATTTCAAGATTGGAGAAAAAAATTATTATGGATTTACGTGAATTCTTGAACGAACCAATTGCATAA
- a CDS encoding cell division protein DivIB: MEKVIDITERVPAMKKRRRRRTNFKFLALVTIFLFIIIILLYFQLPYSDIKKIDIKGAALKEDTYYIDQSNLKINDSLWGFKISEVEQAIAQHEWVKSVTVERKFLNEVQITVEEWQKVAYISQDGEFYPMLDNGIVFEESNEIVPIDAPIFRDFENEALRKKLLKELANLKPEVLSLISQINANPTEADPYSITLFMNDGYEVRADANTLAEKLNYYPSIIAQIESEDVSEKGIVDIEVGSYYRPFSDEYTLIKENTEKTEEPAEETENADTEEGGQLEEQNEEEPE; encoded by the coding sequence ATGGAAAAAGTAATCGATATTACAGAACGAGTACCCGCTATGAAAAAACGCAGAAGACGCCGTACAAATTTTAAATTTTTAGCACTAGTGACGATTTTTCTTTTTATCATTATCATCCTTCTTTATTTTCAATTACCTTATAGTGATATAAAGAAAATTGATATTAAAGGGGCAGCCCTTAAGGAAGATACGTATTACATCGATCAGTCAAATCTAAAAATCAATGATTCGTTATGGGGCTTTAAAATTTCGGAAGTGGAGCAGGCAATTGCACAGCATGAATGGGTAAAATCCGTTACTGTCGAAAGGAAATTCCTGAATGAAGTTCAAATTACAGTAGAAGAATGGCAAAAAGTGGCATATATTTCACAAGACGGGGAATTTTACCCTATGCTCGATAATGGCATTGTATTTGAAGAATCCAATGAAATTGTCCCGATCGATGCACCGATTTTTCGGGACTTTGAAAATGAGGCACTTCGTAAAAAGCTTTTAAAGGAACTTGCGAATCTAAAGCCGGAAGTGCTGTCGCTCATTTCACAAATTAATGCAAATCCTACAGAAGCGGACCCGTATTCAATTACGCTTTTCATGAATGATGGCTATGAAGTACGCGCTGATGCGAATACTTTAGCAGAAAAATTAAATTACTATCCATCAATTATCGCCCAAATTGAAAGCGAGGACGTTTCTGAAAAAGGGATTGTAGATATTGAAGTTGGTTCATATTACCGACCTTTTTCAGATGAATATACACTCATAAAAGAAAACACTGAAAAAACTGAAGAGCCTGCAGAAGAAACAGAAAATGCGGATACTGAGGAAGGGGGGCAACTGGAAGAACAAAATGAAGAAGAGCCAGAATGA
- a CDS encoding cell division protein FtsA, with the protein MNHQEIYVSLDIGSSSIKVLIGEMNGDQLHVIGVGHVKSTGIRKGAIVDIDATVQSIKKAVDQAERMTGINIEEVVLGVPANQTVLQPVKGVVAVNGEDREITDDDLARVIDSAQVMSIPPERELVNLIPKQFIVDNLDEIKDPRGMIGIRLEMDATMITTSKTLVHNVLRCVERAGLQIREIYLQPLAAGNFALTEDEKNQGTAYIDLGGGSTTVAVFKDGLLTNTAVIPVGGDHITKDLSIVLKTPTEQAEKIKKQYGHAFYDDASDEQTFDVPVVGTDTTDQYSQRFISEIIGVRLEELFELVLDELARMGVQDLPGGVVISGGVAQLEGIAQLARQVMLTRVRIYTPDYIGVREPAFTTSVGLIRYANAEDEFYGRSEPVPASSYAAPYPTQPTPSKKQSNVPERVESANKVSVIDRAKNLLNKFFD; encoded by the coding sequence TTGAATCATCAAGAAATTTATGTTTCTCTCGATATTGGATCATCTTCAATAAAGGTCCTGATCGGAGAAATGAACGGTGATCAATTGCACGTAATTGGTGTAGGTCATGTGAAATCAACAGGGATAAGAAAAGGTGCAATAGTTGATATAGATGCAACTGTACAGTCCATAAAAAAAGCTGTAGATCAAGCAGAGCGAATGACTGGTATTAATATAGAAGAAGTGGTGCTTGGAGTTCCTGCAAACCAGACAGTTTTACAACCTGTCAAAGGGGTTGTAGCGGTAAACGGTGAAGACCGGGAAATCACGGACGATGATTTAGCTAGAGTAATAGACTCTGCACAGGTAATGTCGATTCCACCAGAGCGAGAGTTAGTAAATTTAATACCTAAACAATTTATCGTGGACAACCTAGATGAGATTAAAGACCCGCGTGGTATGATTGGCATTCGTTTAGAGATGGATGCGACAATGATTACGACATCCAAGACGCTTGTACATAATGTTTTAAGATGTGTAGAACGTGCAGGCTTGCAAATTCGTGAGATTTATCTACAACCATTAGCAGCAGGTAATTTTGCGCTGACGGAAGATGAAAAAAATCAAGGAACTGCTTATATCGATTTAGGCGGCGGCTCGACAACTGTTGCGGTATTCAAAGATGGACTGCTGACAAATACAGCTGTGATCCCGGTAGGCGGAGATCATATTACGAAAGATTTATCGATCGTATTAAAAACACCGACTGAACAAGCCGAAAAAATCAAAAAGCAGTATGGACATGCCTTTTACGATGATGCTTCCGATGAACAAACATTTGACGTTCCTGTTGTTGGTACTGATACAACAGATCAATACAGTCAACGCTTCATATCAGAAATTATCGGAGTACGTTTAGAAGAGTTATTTGAATTAGTATTGGATGAACTAGCACGTATGGGGGTACAGGATTTACCAGGTGGTGTCGTCATTTCTGGCGGGGTAGCACAGCTGGAAGGAATTGCCCAGCTGGCGCGACAAGTAATGTTAACGCGTGTTCGCATTTATACACCGGATTACATCGGTGTACGTGAACCGGCCTTTACAACGTCGGTAGGTTTAATTCGCTATGCAAATGCAGAAGACGAATTTTACGGAAGAAGCGAGCCGGTACCAGCTTCTTCATATGCAGCACCTTATCCTACTCAACCAACTCCTTCTAAAAAACAATCAAATGTGCCGGAGAGAGTAGAAAGCGCAAATAAAGTAAGTGTGATTGATCGCGCGAAAAACTTATTAAACAAATTTTTCGATTAA
- a CDS encoding phospho-N-acetylmuramoyl-pentapeptide-transferase: MTLSTTLTILFSSFLVTVILAPVGIPLLRRLKFGQSIREEGPQSHMKKAGTPTMGGLIFLLAIIISTIVVAMIFDLFTTQTIVLLLVLVGFGVIGFLDDGLKVIFKRNLGLTSLQKLIGQIAIAIAAFLLLRLGSFDTSIGIPYTDVSIDLGILYVGFLIFWLVGFSNAVNLTDGLDGLVSGTASIAFAAFGVIALFNEQADIALFAFAVTGALLGFLIFNANPAKVFMGDTGSLALGGALAMISVLVKQELLLLLIGLVFVIETLSVILQVGSYKLRKKRIFKMSPIHHHFELSGWSEWKVVLVFWSTGCIVALIAVLAEALL, translated from the coding sequence ATGACATTATCAACAACATTGACCATACTCTTTTCATCATTTTTAGTAACGGTCATTTTAGCACCAGTAGGAATCCCTCTTTTACGCCGATTGAAATTCGGGCAAAGCATACGTGAAGAAGGCCCTCAATCACATATGAAAAAAGCAGGAACACCTACAATGGGTGGATTAATTTTCTTGTTAGCCATTATTATTTCGACAATTGTAGTCGCAATGATTTTCGACTTGTTTACAACACAAACGATAGTACTATTACTTGTTTTAGTTGGATTTGGCGTAATTGGCTTTTTAGATGATGGGCTGAAAGTAATTTTTAAACGTAATTTAGGATTGACTTCCCTTCAAAAATTAATAGGTCAAATCGCAATTGCGATTGCAGCGTTTTTACTATTACGTTTAGGTTCATTTGATACATCTATAGGAATTCCGTATACCGATGTATCGATTGATTTAGGAATCCTATATGTTGGGTTTTTAATTTTCTGGCTAGTAGGTTTTTCAAATGCAGTCAATTTAACAGATGGCTTGGATGGACTCGTATCAGGAACGGCTTCAATCGCATTTGCTGCATTCGGTGTTATTGCATTATTTAACGAGCAAGCCGATATCGCCTTATTTGCATTTGCTGTAACTGGTGCATTACTAGGATTTTTGATCTTCAATGCAAACCCGGCAAAAGTGTTTATGGGAGATACAGGTTCCCTTGCGCTTGGCGGTGCATTGGCAATGATTTCGGTATTGGTAAAACAAGAATTGCTGTTACTGTTGATCGGTCTTGTATTTGTTATTGAAACATTATCCGTTATTTTACAAGTAGGAAGCTATAAACTGCGTAAAAAGCGTATATTCAAAATGAGTCCGATTCACCACCATTTTGAATTATCGGGCTGGTCAGAATGGAAAGTCGTACTTGTATTTTGGTCAACTGGATGTATCGTAGCACTTATAGCAGTATTAGCGGAGGCGTTATTATGA